A window from Hymenobacter volaticus encodes these proteins:
- a CDS encoding sensor histidine kinase: MFSYAAVPPPSRLYWWCQLLGWSLYFLISAAAFAFMGVRSSEMLTINLVIAATMLAITHWLRYHIRANRWEHLPPLPLLGRLLVMHAVLAVISQVIIWAIIILLIQPTGNGKPQGWPQFVGYAINVNILLWLWAGFYLGWHYLSSYKQAEVDKWKLSAAVQEAEMRTLKAQINPHFMFNGLNNIRALVMEDPARARDMITHLSDLLRYSIQLNSAERVPLSRELEIVRHYLELEAMQLEERLHYSLDVDPAALPVLIPPMTLQLLVENAIKHGIAPRPEGGSIQLTAQLDAAAQLHIVVRNTGRYQPKPDHAGLGLRNARERLTLLFGSAATLHIGNNEATTDTVVAQLRVPVQVNAAALTA; encoded by the coding sequence CGGGTGGAGCCTGTATTTCTTGATTAGTGCAGCCGCTTTCGCTTTTATGGGCGTGCGCTCCAGCGAGATGCTAACCATCAACTTAGTGATTGCCGCAACCATGCTGGCTATTACCCATTGGCTGCGCTATCATATTCGGGCCAACCGCTGGGAGCACCTGCCGCCTTTACCCTTGCTGGGGCGGTTACTGGTGATGCACGCTGTGTTGGCGGTAATTAGCCAGGTGATTATCTGGGCAATTATCATCTTATTAATTCAGCCCACTGGTAATGGCAAGCCGCAAGGCTGGCCCCAATTTGTGGGCTATGCCATCAACGTCAATATACTGTTGTGGCTGTGGGCCGGCTTCTACTTAGGGTGGCATTACCTGAGCAGCTACAAGCAAGCCGAGGTAGACAAATGGAAACTCAGTGCTGCCGTACAGGAAGCCGAAATGCGCACGCTGAAGGCTCAAATCAACCCGCACTTCATGTTCAACGGGCTCAACAACATCCGGGCCCTGGTGATGGAAGACCCGGCCCGCGCCCGCGACATGATTACGCACCTCTCCGATTTGCTGCGCTATTCCATCCAACTCAACAGCGCCGAGCGGGTGCCCCTGAGCCGCGAGTTAGAAATAGTGCGGCATTATCTGGAGCTGGAAGCTATGCAACTGGAAGAACGCCTTCACTACTCGCTCGACGTGGACCCAGCGGCATTGCCCGTTCTTATTCCGCCCATGACCTTGCAGTTGCTCGTCGAGAATGCCATCAAGCACGGCATTGCGCCCCGCCCCGAAGGCGGCAGCATTCAGCTCACCGCCCAACTCGACGCGGCGGCGCAACTGCACATTGTGGTGCGCAACACCGGCCGCTACCAGCCCAAGCCCGACCACGCAGGCTTGGGCCTACGCAATGCCCGCGAGCGGCTAACTCTCCTATTTGGTAGCGCCGCTACCCTACACATCGGCAACAACGAGGCCACCACCGATACGGTCGTGGCACAGTTGCGCGTGCCGGTGCAAGTCAACGCGGCGGCTCTCACCGCCTGA
- a CDS encoding LytR/AlgR family response regulator transcription factor, with protein sequence MNILLVDDSRLARTELRHLLQAFPDVAVVGEARHAAEARTRIQELQPDLLLLDIHMPGETGFELLASLEAAPHVVFTTAYDEYALRAFEVNALDYLLKPIETSRLAAALGKARLKLGPPVPATASPMPAPALLEPAPTPLTEHDQVFVKDGEKCWFVRLADIRLFEINGSYTQIYFDQHRPLIPRTLQHLEQRLDPRVFFRANRQQIINLKWVDGIEPWFSNSLKIHLRGVLKWKSRVSSPSDSANC encoded by the coding sequence ATGAATATTCTTCTCGTTGATGACTCGCGTTTGGCCCGTACCGAGTTGCGCCACCTGCTGCAAGCCTTTCCCGACGTGGCAGTTGTCGGCGAAGCGCGGCACGCGGCCGAGGCGCGCACCCGAATTCAAGAGTTGCAGCCCGACTTGCTGCTACTCGATATTCACATGCCCGGCGAAACCGGCTTCGAGTTGTTGGCCTCGCTAGAAGCCGCACCGCACGTTGTCTTCACGACCGCCTACGATGAATATGCTCTCCGGGCCTTCGAAGTCAATGCCCTAGACTATCTGCTCAAACCCATTGAGACGAGCCGACTAGCAGCGGCCCTGGGCAAGGCCCGCCTCAAACTAGGTCCACCGGTCCCGGCTACAGCTAGCCCGATGCCCGCCCCTGCCCTACTGGAACCTGCTCCGACGCCCCTAACCGAACACGACCAAGTGTTTGTGAAAGACGGCGAGAAGTGCTGGTTTGTGCGGCTGGCCGACATTCGTCTTTTCGAAATCAACGGCAGCTACACCCAAATTTACTTCGACCAGCACCGCCCACTTATTCCGCGCACCTTACAGCATCTGGAGCAGCGCCTCGACCCACGCGTCTTTTTCCGGGCAAACCGCCAGCAGATCATTAACCTTAAATGGGTGGATGGCATCGAACCCTGGTTCAGCAACTCGTTGAAAATTCATCTCCGCGGGGTCCTGAAGTGGAAGTCTCGCGTCAGCAGTCCATCCGATTCCGCGAACTGCTAA